From Electrophorus electricus isolate fEleEle1 chromosome 8, fEleEle1.pri, whole genome shotgun sequence, the proteins below share one genomic window:
- the LOC113578439 gene encoding naked cuticle-like protein 3 isoform X1, translating into MGKLQSKHACKQRENPEGGTFATSALIFQKESADYSESQRIRHKQDVYGAELRDDQFLDDDCPLEVILPPEIAAEYQSDKLFLLSENGDALRKTAKTDSTECSVPSIDENRQEWVFALYNFDHSGKVTKEDMSSLMHTICEVVDASVKQSALSNSKTLRIKLTVTPSVSSNKRNRDTGPSLNRRDHLEESRPSYTRGQSTDLLGSSERALYRVDENSERRNHYLDLAGIENYMSRFETGAFLDEPLKPATALTSHNTLHSPVEEQGQDSMAHGARSTQQRRSQLDCSNPGTSSGHGISFFRSLRGRSKFTGASGVMGKPSRLHGHHPVSWCNPTQQQSLQHSHIKQVRARLHDAPTLLSPHLGLDWELPRGARATPAGFVPMAQKHEHHHLHEHHHHHHHHHHYYSS; encoded by the exons ATGGGAAAATTACAATCTAAACATG cATGTAAACAAAGGGAGAATCCAGAGG GTGGCACATTCGCAACGAGCGCTCTTATATTTCAGAAGGAATCGGCTGACTATAGCGAGTCTCAGCGAATCAGACACAAGCAG GATGTGTATGGTGCAGAGCTAAGGGATGACCAGTTCTTGGATGATGACTGCCCTCTGGAGG taatacTACCACCAGAGATAGCAGCTGAATACCAAAGTGACAAGCTCTTTCTTTTATCAGAAAATGGAGATGCCCTGAGGAAAACTGCAAAGACTGAT AGCACGGAGTGTAGTGTGCCTAGTATTGATGAAAATCGGCAAGAATGGGTCTTTGCACTGTATAACTTTGACCACAGTGGCAAAGTGACCAAGGAG GACATGTCTAGCCTCATGCACACAATCTGTGAGGTGGTGGATGCATCAGTCAAGCAGTCTGCGCTTagcaacagcaaaacactgCGTATCAAACTGACTGTCACACCTTCAGTCAGCAGCAACAAAAGAA ATCGAGATACTGGGCCTTCTCTGAACAGGCGAGACCATCTGGAGGAGAGTCGACCCTCATACACCAG AGGACAAAGTACAGATCTACTTGGTAGTTCTGAAAGAGCGCTTTATCGTGTGGATGAGAACTCAGAGCGTAGAAACCACTATTTAGACCTGGCTGGGATCGAAAACTACATGTCCAGGTTTGAAACAG GAGCCTTTCTGGATGAGCCCCTAAAGCCTGCCACCGCTCTCACTTCACACAACACTCTTCATTCACCTGTGGAGGAGCAGGGTCAGGACAGCATGGCTCATGGGGCCCGCTCCACCCAGCAGCGCCGGTCCCAGCTGGATTGTTCCAACCCGGGGACAAGCAGCGGCCATGGCATTTCCTTCTTCAGGTCCCTTCGGGGCCGCAGCAAGTTCACAGGAGCCAGTGGGGTCATGGGCAAACCCAGCAGGCTACATGGCCATCACCCTGTCAGCTGGTGCAACCCTACTCAGCAGCAGTCCCTGCAGCACAGCCACATTAAGCAGGTCCGTGCCAGGCTCCATGATGCTCCTACGCTCCTATCGCCCCACCTGGGCCTGGACTGGGAGCTGCCGCGTGGAGCAAGAGCGACCCCTGCAGGGTTTGTGCCCATGGCTCAGAAGCATGAGCACCATCACCTCCACGagcatcatcaccaccaccaccaccaccaccactactactcaTCCTGA
- the LOC113578439 gene encoding naked cuticle-like protein 3 isoform X3: MDVYGAELRDDQFLDDDCPLEVILPPEIAAEYQSDKLFLLSENGDALRKTAKTDSTECSVPSIDENRQEWVFALYNFDHSGKVTKEDMSSLMHTICEVVDASVKQSALSNSKTLRIKLTVTPSVSSNKRNRDTGPSLNRRDHLEESRPSYTRGQSTDLLGSSERALYRVDENSERRNHYLDLAGIENYMSRFETGAFLDEPLKPATALTSHNTLHSPVEEQGQDSMAHGARSTQQRRSQLDCSNPGTSSGHGISFFRSLRGRSKFTGASGVMGKPSRLHGHHPVSWCNPTQQQSLQHSHIKQVRARLHDAPTLLSPHLGLDWELPRGARATPAGFVPMAQKHEHHHLHEHHHHHHHHHHYYSS, encoded by the exons ATG GATGTGTATGGTGCAGAGCTAAGGGATGACCAGTTCTTGGATGATGACTGCCCTCTGGAGG taatacTACCACCAGAGATAGCAGCTGAATACCAAAGTGACAAGCTCTTTCTTTTATCAGAAAATGGAGATGCCCTGAGGAAAACTGCAAAGACTGAT AGCACGGAGTGTAGTGTGCCTAGTATTGATGAAAATCGGCAAGAATGGGTCTTTGCACTGTATAACTTTGACCACAGTGGCAAAGTGACCAAGGAG GACATGTCTAGCCTCATGCACACAATCTGTGAGGTGGTGGATGCATCAGTCAAGCAGTCTGCGCTTagcaacagcaaaacactgCGTATCAAACTGACTGTCACACCTTCAGTCAGCAGCAACAAAAGAA ATCGAGATACTGGGCCTTCTCTGAACAGGCGAGACCATCTGGAGGAGAGTCGACCCTCATACACCAG AGGACAAAGTACAGATCTACTTGGTAGTTCTGAAAGAGCGCTTTATCGTGTGGATGAGAACTCAGAGCGTAGAAACCACTATTTAGACCTGGCTGGGATCGAAAACTACATGTCCAGGTTTGAAACAG GAGCCTTTCTGGATGAGCCCCTAAAGCCTGCCACCGCTCTCACTTCACACAACACTCTTCATTCACCTGTGGAGGAGCAGGGTCAGGACAGCATGGCTCATGGGGCCCGCTCCACCCAGCAGCGCCGGTCCCAGCTGGATTGTTCCAACCCGGGGACAAGCAGCGGCCATGGCATTTCCTTCTTCAGGTCCCTTCGGGGCCGCAGCAAGTTCACAGGAGCCAGTGGGGTCATGGGCAAACCCAGCAGGCTACATGGCCATCACCCTGTCAGCTGGTGCAACCCTACTCAGCAGCAGTCCCTGCAGCACAGCCACATTAAGCAGGTCCGTGCCAGGCTCCATGATGCTCCTACGCTCCTATCGCCCCACCTGGGCCTGGACTGGGAGCTGCCGCGTGGAGCAAGAGCGACCCCTGCAGGGTTTGTGCCCATGGCTCAGAAGCATGAGCACCATCACCTCCACGagcatcatcaccaccaccaccaccaccaccactactactcaTCCTGA
- the LOC113578439 gene encoding naked cuticle-like protein 3 isoform X2 — MGKLQSKHACKQRENPEGGTFATSALIFQKESADYSESQRIRHKQDVYGAELRDDQFLDDDCPLEENGDALRKTAKTDSTECSVPSIDENRQEWVFALYNFDHSGKVTKEDMSSLMHTICEVVDASVKQSALSNSKTLRIKLTVTPSVSSNKRNRDTGPSLNRRDHLEESRPSYTRGQSTDLLGSSERALYRVDENSERRNHYLDLAGIENYMSRFETGAFLDEPLKPATALTSHNTLHSPVEEQGQDSMAHGARSTQQRRSQLDCSNPGTSSGHGISFFRSLRGRSKFTGASGVMGKPSRLHGHHPVSWCNPTQQQSLQHSHIKQVRARLHDAPTLLSPHLGLDWELPRGARATPAGFVPMAQKHEHHHLHEHHHHHHHHHHYYSS; from the exons ATGGGAAAATTACAATCTAAACATG cATGTAAACAAAGGGAGAATCCAGAGG GTGGCACATTCGCAACGAGCGCTCTTATATTTCAGAAGGAATCGGCTGACTATAGCGAGTCTCAGCGAATCAGACACAAGCAG GATGTGTATGGTGCAGAGCTAAGGGATGACCAGTTCTTGGATGATGACTGCCCTCTGGAGG AAAATGGAGATGCCCTGAGGAAAACTGCAAAGACTGAT AGCACGGAGTGTAGTGTGCCTAGTATTGATGAAAATCGGCAAGAATGGGTCTTTGCACTGTATAACTTTGACCACAGTGGCAAAGTGACCAAGGAG GACATGTCTAGCCTCATGCACACAATCTGTGAGGTGGTGGATGCATCAGTCAAGCAGTCTGCGCTTagcaacagcaaaacactgCGTATCAAACTGACTGTCACACCTTCAGTCAGCAGCAACAAAAGAA ATCGAGATACTGGGCCTTCTCTGAACAGGCGAGACCATCTGGAGGAGAGTCGACCCTCATACACCAG AGGACAAAGTACAGATCTACTTGGTAGTTCTGAAAGAGCGCTTTATCGTGTGGATGAGAACTCAGAGCGTAGAAACCACTATTTAGACCTGGCTGGGATCGAAAACTACATGTCCAGGTTTGAAACAG GAGCCTTTCTGGATGAGCCCCTAAAGCCTGCCACCGCTCTCACTTCACACAACACTCTTCATTCACCTGTGGAGGAGCAGGGTCAGGACAGCATGGCTCATGGGGCCCGCTCCACCCAGCAGCGCCGGTCCCAGCTGGATTGTTCCAACCCGGGGACAAGCAGCGGCCATGGCATTTCCTTCTTCAGGTCCCTTCGGGGCCGCAGCAAGTTCACAGGAGCCAGTGGGGTCATGGGCAAACCCAGCAGGCTACATGGCCATCACCCTGTCAGCTGGTGCAACCCTACTCAGCAGCAGTCCCTGCAGCACAGCCACATTAAGCAGGTCCGTGCCAGGCTCCATGATGCTCCTACGCTCCTATCGCCCCACCTGGGCCTGGACTGGGAGCTGCCGCGTGGAGCAAGAGCGACCCCTGCAGGGTTTGTGCCCATGGCTCAGAAGCATGAGCACCATCACCTCCACGagcatcatcaccaccaccaccaccaccaccactactactcaTCCTGA
- the LOC113578439 gene encoding naked cuticle-like protein 3 isoform X4, whose protein sequence is MDVYGAELRDDQFLDDDCPLEENGDALRKTAKTDSTECSVPSIDENRQEWVFALYNFDHSGKVTKEDMSSLMHTICEVVDASVKQSALSNSKTLRIKLTVTPSVSSNKRNRDTGPSLNRRDHLEESRPSYTRGQSTDLLGSSERALYRVDENSERRNHYLDLAGIENYMSRFETGAFLDEPLKPATALTSHNTLHSPVEEQGQDSMAHGARSTQQRRSQLDCSNPGTSSGHGISFFRSLRGRSKFTGASGVMGKPSRLHGHHPVSWCNPTQQQSLQHSHIKQVRARLHDAPTLLSPHLGLDWELPRGARATPAGFVPMAQKHEHHHLHEHHHHHHHHHHYYSS, encoded by the exons ATG GATGTGTATGGTGCAGAGCTAAGGGATGACCAGTTCTTGGATGATGACTGCCCTCTGGAGG AAAATGGAGATGCCCTGAGGAAAACTGCAAAGACTGAT AGCACGGAGTGTAGTGTGCCTAGTATTGATGAAAATCGGCAAGAATGGGTCTTTGCACTGTATAACTTTGACCACAGTGGCAAAGTGACCAAGGAG GACATGTCTAGCCTCATGCACACAATCTGTGAGGTGGTGGATGCATCAGTCAAGCAGTCTGCGCTTagcaacagcaaaacactgCGTATCAAACTGACTGTCACACCTTCAGTCAGCAGCAACAAAAGAA ATCGAGATACTGGGCCTTCTCTGAACAGGCGAGACCATCTGGAGGAGAGTCGACCCTCATACACCAG AGGACAAAGTACAGATCTACTTGGTAGTTCTGAAAGAGCGCTTTATCGTGTGGATGAGAACTCAGAGCGTAGAAACCACTATTTAGACCTGGCTGGGATCGAAAACTACATGTCCAGGTTTGAAACAG GAGCCTTTCTGGATGAGCCCCTAAAGCCTGCCACCGCTCTCACTTCACACAACACTCTTCATTCACCTGTGGAGGAGCAGGGTCAGGACAGCATGGCTCATGGGGCCCGCTCCACCCAGCAGCGCCGGTCCCAGCTGGATTGTTCCAACCCGGGGACAAGCAGCGGCCATGGCATTTCCTTCTTCAGGTCCCTTCGGGGCCGCAGCAAGTTCACAGGAGCCAGTGGGGTCATGGGCAAACCCAGCAGGCTACATGGCCATCACCCTGTCAGCTGGTGCAACCCTACTCAGCAGCAGTCCCTGCAGCACAGCCACATTAAGCAGGTCCGTGCCAGGCTCCATGATGCTCCTACGCTCCTATCGCCCCACCTGGGCCTGGACTGGGAGCTGCCGCGTGGAGCAAGAGCGACCCCTGCAGGGTTTGTGCCCATGGCTCAGAAGCATGAGCACCATCACCTCCACGagcatcatcaccaccaccaccaccaccaccactactactcaTCCTGA